ATCCCAGGAGGAGTAGATGGTGCCAACGTAGTCATCGGTGATGTCGATCACATTGCAGGCGATGTAACTGACCTGCCAGGGGAAGGCAGATTCGATGACGAGGGTGCCGCCCGTCATGGTGATGGTGTCGGTCAGCTTGAACTGAGCGCTGAGTGCGCTGGGGAGGATGAACGCGGCAGCTAAAGCCAGCGCGGTGGGGAGTGTGTTCATGGGATTGGGTAGGGTTGTTCTTTAAAGTGCGGCATACGGAGCCGCTTGGGGGGAGTGGCTCGCTGTAAAAGCGAAGCCGCATCAGGATTAACCTGAGGGGCGTGATGAGGCAAAGTAGCTCAGAGTCGGATCGTCAGAAAATGCTTGAATTGGAATGATTAACGTTAGCTTTTGGGGTTGAAAGGCCGCAAAAAAGCCCACCGGCTGGTCGACGGTGGGCGGAGGGGGCGGATTGGTCTGAGTCGGCTGCCTTTACTTCCCAAGCGGGGTGACGCGGTAGCGGTAGGTGTATTCCTGCGCGTCGAGTTGGTAGGGCGGGAGGGCGATGGCGCCCCAGCTGTCGTCGCCGCCGACGCCGAGCTGCGCGTGGTCGATATTCACGACTGTTTCGGTAGGCGCCTTGAGCTGCCACGAGTAGGGCGTGCGCTGGATCTGCTGGGTGGAGTAGGGTAGGGAGTTGACGCTGAGCGGCTGGGCCGATTCGAAGCGCAGGCCGGTGCCGTCGCCGTTGGTCACTTCGAGCCAGCGGACGTCGACCTTGTTGCCGTTTTCCTGCGGGCGGGAGTATTCCGTCCAGTTGCCGAGCACGGTGGACTGGTAGACGCCCATGGGCTCGAAGGCGCGGTCGGCGTAGGTGGGCTCGGGGCCGCGGCCGTACCAGGCGAGCTGATCGAAGGTGGCCGGCAGGTGCCAATCCGTACCGACGCGCAGGAGCAGGGGCATGTCTTCGCGGGCGGTGTAGGCGTAGTCGACCTCCAGCACGCCGTCGGCCAGCACGGTGTAGGTGAGGGAGACGGTGGCTTTGCCTTCGAGGATGTCGCCCGTAAAGCGCACGGTGGCGGCGCCGTTAGCTCCGCGTGGGGAGACTTCGGCGGTGGGCTGCCACGAGTCGGCGGCACCGCGCCAGAGGCGGCTGGCGGCGAGGCTGCCGCGCTTGCGCCAATCGTCTTCGCTCAACGCGAGCAGGCCGGCCCCGCGATCGTTGTCGGTGGGCGCGCGCCAGAAGTCGGGGCGCGGGCCGCGCTTCACGAGGTCCTTTTCGCCGCGTTGCCAGTTGGCGATAGTGGCCTTTTTGCGGTCGAAGGCCAGCTTCCAGCCGTCGCCGGAGAGGTGGATCAGATCACCGTCTTCCTGCACGGCAACCGTGGCCCCGCGCGAGACTTTGTGCTCGGTGGGTTTGTATTCACCGCCGACCTTGAATTGCCGGTGTGCCAGCTCGTAGCCCTTTTCCCAGGCGTAGGTCGACTGCTTGGCGCGGAAGGAAAGGTTGAGCCACGTTTCGCGTTGCGGCTCGGAGACCCATGCCTCGGAGGGCAGGCGCAGGGTGGCGGTCTGGCGGGCCGCGATGTTGGGCAGCGAGACGGTGCCTTCGCGCACTACCTTGCCTTCTTCCTGCACTTGCCAGTGCAGCTCTGCCACCTCGGCGAGGTCGGTAAAGTCGTAGCGGTTCTGCAACGTCAGGCGTGCGCCCTGGGTGCCCTGCTGCAGCTCGATCCCCACGGGCTGCTGCATGTGCTTGAGCACCTTCAGGCCGGGGTGGCCGGTCCAGTCGGCACGGAGCACGCCGTTCATGCAGAAGTTGTCGTCGTTGCGGATGCCGAGGGGATTTTCCCACCAACCGCCATAGGCCATGAAATCGGTGCGGCCCCAGGGGTCGTTGAGCCCGTGCGGGATGTCGACGCGCAGGCCCTGGTCCATCCAGTCCCAAACGAAGTAGCCACTGACGCGCGGTTCGCTCCAAAGGATGTCCCAATAGGCGTCGAGGCCGCCGTTGCTGTTGCCCATCGCGTGGGTGTATTCGCAGAGCAGGAACGGGCGGTTGGGCCAGCGCTCCAGCTCGTCGTCGATCTGCGCGGCGGGCAGATACATGTGCGAGATGAAGTCGGAAGCGTAGCCGGAGCAGCCGCGGTAAAAGGCGTTTTCGTAGTGGATCGGTCGCGACGGGTCGCGCTCTTTGGCCCATTCGTAGACGGCATTGGTATTGGGGCCGTCGCCGCACTCGTTGCCGACCGACCAGATGATGACGGATGGGTGGTTGAAGTCCCGCTCGATCATGCGCTCCATGCGGTCGATGTGGGCTTCGCGCCACTGCGGGGCGTGGTTCATCGCGTTGGTGGGGCCGCGCCCAAAGCCGTGGGTCTCCAGGTTGGCCTCGTTGAGCACGTAGATGCCGTATTCGTCGCAGAGGCGGTACCACTCGGGCACATTGGGGTAGTGCGAGGTGCGGACGGCGTTGAAGTTGTTGCGCTTCAGCTCGCGGATGTCGCGCAGCATGCTCTCGGTCGTGACGACGTGGCCGGTGTCGGGGTGGTGCTCGTGGCGGTTAGCCCCCTTGAGCTTGATCGGCTGGCCGTTGACGTAAAAGACGGCGTCGCGGATCTCCACGCGACGGAAGCCAATGTTTTGCGCGACCACCTCCTGCACCGTGCCGTCGGCATCGAGCACGGTGATCACGAGCGGGTAAAGGTGCGGGTGCTCGGCGTTCCAGGCGTCGACTTTGCCTACGACCAACTTTTGGCGCGCCTGCCCGGTCTGGGCGGCTTTGAGCTGCATCTCGGCCAGCGGCTGGCGGGTGTTCGGGTCGAGCAACTCAACCTTTACCTGCGCGTTGGGCTGCTTCTTGACCGACGCGAGGTCGACCATCAAATCGAGGCTGCCGTTGCCGGTGGCGGGATCGAAATCGGCCAGCACTTCGAAGTCGCGCAAGTGAGTGGGCGCGGCCTTCCAGAGGTAGACGTCGCGGAAAATGCCGGACAGGCGCCAGAAGTCCTGATCCTCCAGATAGGAGCCGTCGGACCATCGATAGACCTCCACCGCGATCACGTTTTGCCCGGGCTTGAGGTAGCGGGACACGTCAAATTCGGCGGGCGTGCGGCTGTCTTCGCTGTAGCCGACCTTTTCGCCGTTGATCCAGAGGTAAAAGGCGGAGTCGACGCCCTCGAAGTGGAGGTAAACGGGCGCGTCGGATCCGGGTTGCCAATTCCACGACGCGGGCACCTCAAACGTGCGGCGGTAGGAGCCCACCGGGTTCCAGTCCAGCGGCGGGCGCATCTCGTCGGTGGGGAAAGGGTAGGTGGCGTTGGCGTAGATGGGGATGCCGTGGCCTTCCATCTGCCAGTTGCTCGGCACTGGAATGCGGTCCCAGCCCCGGTCGTTGAAATCGGCGCGGTAAAAGTCTTTCGGACGGTCGGCGGGGGAGGGCGACCACTGGAAAGCCCAGTCGCCCGAAAGCGTATGGTAGCGCAGGGAGCGCTTGGGCGTGCTGAGGTTGGCAAGCGCGCTCGCGCGGTCGGGGAACGGCATGAAGGTGGCGCGCGGCTTTTCGGTGCCGACCTGGATGACGCTCACGTCGTCCCACTCCGGGCGGGGGGCATCGGTGGCGGCTTGGGCGTGGAGCATGAGGGGTAGGCTGGCCAACGTGGCCGCAAGAAGGAGTTTCATAAGGGCAGGGGGGCAGGTTTCCGGGGAAACGGGGGGCGATAATCGCACTCCTAGTATCCAAATCCCGCCCGCCGGTAAAGTCGAGCAAGGGCGGATTCTTACGGTTGGAGAACCGTTTGGAGGAGACTAAGAAGGGGGCTCTCACCAAGGACACCAAGACACCAAGGGATAAAGCCGAGAAAAGTGTTCTTTAGCTGATACAAAGAAACGTCATTTTTATCATTTCTTTGTGCCTTTGTGTTCTTGGTGAGAGACTCCATTGTCTCCCCCCTATCGCACGACATCCACTACCGGCTTTGGGCGGAAGGGAACGATAAGGGCGAGGGCGGCGAGGGTGATGCCGGCGCAGACGACAAACGCGCCTTGGTGGCCGACGGCTTCCACGATAAACCCGAAGGTGAACATGCCGATGAGGCTGCCGAGCGCTTGTGCGTTGGAAAAGACGGAGGTGGCGAGGCCGACCTGCCGGGGCATCAGGTCCTGGAAAAAGAGGATCGCGACGTTGGTCAGGATGGCGAATGCGGCACCGCTGAGCACTTGCAGCAGGTAGACGTGCCAGGGCGCGGAGGCGAAGCTGAGGCCCACGAAATACGCCAGCGTGATGCCGACGCCCAGCTTGATCAGCGGTAGTTGGTAGCCTTTGCCTGCCAAGTGGCCAAACCACAGCATAAGCGGGATTTCCACCACCGGGCCGATGCCGAAGACGATCCCGAAGTCACGCTCGCTGCCGCCCAGGCTGCGGGTCAGGGCGAGCGGGAGGTTCATCATGTTGATCGCGTTGGCGGCAAAGACGACCGCAAACACCACAAAGCACCGCAACAGGCTCGGGTGCTTCAAGTTACGCCATACTGCACCGGGCGGCGGCTTCTGGGTGGGCTTGATCCGCTCCCGGTGAGGCACGTAGCGCAACACGCCCAGCAGGAAAAAACCGTAGAGGCACGAGGCGGCGATAAACAGCCCCTCGAACCCGAAATTGACCAGCATCAGCGCGCCCACCGCCGGCCCCACGGTCCACGAAAACGAGAAGCAGACGCGCACCACGCTCATGGTAAAGGTGGAGCTTTCGTTGGGCTTGCCGCCGCCCTGGTAGATCTCGCGCACGTGGGAGAAGAGCTGCGCGAAGCAGATCGACGCCAGCGCGTGCAGGCTGCAGCCGACGACCGCCAGCGCAATCGGTTCCCGGATCAGCGCGTAGCCGAGGAAGCCGAGACACCCGCCCAGGCTGCCCACGATCAGCATTTGTCGCCGCGAAAAAGCCGTGTCGGACAGGCCGCCGAGGATCACACTGGTGAGCATCGCGCTGACCGAGGTGAGCGTCATGAAGAGACTGAACCCGGTGGGCGACATCCCCACCTCCTCCAGCCCCCACTTCGACATGAAGGGCGCGGCGAACGAAAACGCGGTGCCCAGCGCAAAGGTAGACGCCAAGAGCCCGGGCAGGTAGGGCTGGCGCAGGAGATTACGGGTGACGGGGACGAGGCGGCCAAGCATGGGAAGTGCGGCGGTGAAGCTCGCACGCTCCTGCTTTACTGCATAGTCCGCAAGTCTTCAGACAGTCCGAAAGGTGGTGGGTGAATTGTTTTTCGTTGCTCACACGCGGGTTAGGCGCATGCAGCCCGCACGCCGGAAAGATTCTCCACGGGAGGGCTTGCCTTTGCGGACATGAATACGTATACACGTGTTCACTATGAGTGAAGCAGCCATGAATCCTTCCGTCCTTTCCTATCGTTCCACGGCTGGCTTGCTGCGTCGGGCGGCGCGGGAGCCGTTGAGCCATGAGCGGGCGGGGGCGATGTTGGGGATTGCGGCCGAGGAGGCGGCATTTGCGTTGGAGGAGACGGGGCGGCACGACCCGGCGGTGGAGGCTGCCACGCTGGCCTGCAGCGCACTGGCGCGGGGGGAATTGACGCCGATCACCCTCGAGCGGTTGATCCTGCGGCTGGCGGACGTGATCGAGAGCCTCAAGCAGGAGCGCCGTATCCAGGGCTTTGTGCCGCAGAATTTTTATACCAAAGACGAGCTGGAGGGCTTCTTCCGTCCGCCAGAGGAGGTGACGCCGCCCAGCCCTTCGCGACCGCCGGTCTTTCGGGTGCTGCCTCCTGCGCCTTAGCCTAAGCGCTTGCGCCGCTCGTGCACGGCAGGGGTGCCTTCGGGCAGGGGGGCTCCCGTGCCGGGTTTCTTGCCGCTCTTCTTCAAGGGGGGCAGGGTGACGCTCGGCAGGCCCGCTGCGTAGTCCGGGTAAATATCGCTGCCGCGCCCCGAGGTATACGCCTCCACATATTGCTCTAGCAGGGCGTTGACCACGTTGGAGCGGGTGCGCCGGGTGCGGGTGCAGATCTCGTCCAGGCGCTCCGCCACTGCGGTCGGGATGCGCACGGAGAGCTGCGTCGTCGGTTCCGCGTCTTTCTTCGGCATGTAGGGCAGTGTAATACAGTAAATTTAAAATGCGACAAATTACTTGAATCCCTCCGACAGCTTTGGATATGGTTTATTTGTCATACAAAATAACGCTAAAAGATGTTGCTGATGATTCCGGACGGCCCGAAGTGGTACTGACCGTTCACTTGCCGACGAAGCTCTACGCCCAACTCGCGGTGCTGGCGCACCTGCGCGATCAAGACGTGGCGGCCTTCATTTCTTCTGTGTTACAAAAAAACCAAATAAATACGGGCCTGATGCCCGCCCCCGCTTCTTTTCCACCTTCTACTGATTCCAACGATGAACCGTAATCACTTTCTCCGCGGGCTGGCCGAGCAGGCCCGCAAGCCCGATACCAGCCAGTGCGGCGACCGCAGCGTAGGCGAAACCTTGACCGCGATCGAGGCGATCCTGCGCCGCAACCTCCACCGCTTGCACCTGCTACCCTTGCCGGAGCCGACGGTGCCCGTGCTTGAGCCCGAACCCGACACGCCGCGTCCCCTGACCCAGGCGGGGTTT
The sequence above is drawn from the Verrucomicrobiota bacterium JB022 genome and encodes:
- a CDS encoding glycoside hydrolase family 2 TIM barrel-domain containing protein — protein: MKLLLAATLASLPLMLHAQAATDAPRPEWDDVSVIQVGTEKPRATFMPFPDRASALANLSTPKRSLRYHTLSGDWAFQWSPSPADRPKDFYRADFNDRGWDRIPVPSNWQMEGHGIPIYANATYPFPTDEMRPPLDWNPVGSYRRTFEVPASWNWQPGSDAPVYLHFEGVDSAFYLWINGEKVGYSEDSRTPAEFDVSRYLKPGQNVIAVEVYRWSDGSYLEDQDFWRLSGIFRDVYLWKAAPTHLRDFEVLADFDPATGNGSLDLMVDLASVKKQPNAQVKVELLDPNTRQPLAEMQLKAAQTGQARQKLVVGKVDAWNAEHPHLYPLVITVLDADGTVQEVVAQNIGFRRVEIRDAVFYVNGQPIKLKGANRHEHHPDTGHVVTTESMLRDIRELKRNNFNAVRTSHYPNVPEWYRLCDEYGIYVLNEANLETHGFGRGPTNAMNHAPQWREAHIDRMERMIERDFNHPSVIIWSVGNECGDGPNTNAVYEWAKERDPSRPIHYENAFYRGCSGYASDFISHMYLPAAQIDDELERWPNRPFLLCEYTHAMGNSNGGLDAYWDILWSEPRVSGYFVWDWMDQGLRVDIPHGLNDPWGRTDFMAYGGWWENPLGIRNDDNFCMNGVLRADWTGHPGLKVLKHMQQPVGIELQQGTQGARLTLQNRYDFTDLAEVAELHWQVQEEGKVVREGTVSLPNIAARQTATLRLPSEAWVSEPQRETWLNLSFRAKQSTYAWEKGYELAHRQFKVGGEYKPTEHKVSRGATVAVQEDGDLIHLSGDGWKLAFDRKKATIANWQRGEKDLVKRGPRPDFWRAPTDNDRGAGLLALSEDDWRKRGSLAASRLWRGAADSWQPTAEVSPRGANGAATVRFTGDILEGKATVSLTYTVLADGVLEVDYAYTAREDMPLLLRVGTDWHLPATFDQLAWYGRGPEPTYADRAFEPMGVYQSTVLGNWTEYSRPQENGNKVDVRWLEVTNGDGTGLRFESAQPLSVNSLPYSTQQIQRTPYSWQLKAPTETVVNIDHAQLGVGGDDSWGAIALPPYQLDAQEYTYRYRVTPLGK
- a CDS encoding sugar efflux transporter; its protein translation is MLGRLVPVTRNLLRQPYLPGLLASTFALGTAFSFAAPFMSKWGLEEVGMSPTGFSLFMTLTSVSAMLTSVILGGLSDTAFSRRQMLIVGSLGGCLGFLGYALIREPIALAVVGCSLHALASICFAQLFSHVREIYQGGGKPNESSTFTMSVVRVCFSFSWTVGPAVGALMLVNFGFEGLFIAASCLYGFFLLGVLRYVPHRERIKPTQKPPPGAVWRNLKHPSLLRCFVVFAVVFAANAINMMNLPLALTRSLGGSERDFGIVFGIGPVVEIPLMLWFGHLAGKGYQLPLIKLGVGITLAYFVGLSFASAPWHVYLLQVLSGAAFAILTNVAILFFQDLMPRQVGLATSVFSNAQALGSLIGMFTFGFIVEAVGHQGAFVVCAGITLAALALIVPFRPKPVVDVVR
- a CDS encoding ribbon-helix-helix domain-containing protein gives rise to the protein MPKKDAEPTTQLSVRIPTAVAERLDEICTRTRRTRSNVVNALLEQYVEAYTSGRGSDIYPDYAAGLPSVTLPPLKKSGKKPGTGAPLPEGTPAVHERRKRLG